From one Candidatus Sulfotelmatobacter sp. genomic stretch:
- a CDS encoding MFS transporter translates to MPDRVEHSAAFRSRRTQNWLVLGFTYAAMYMARYNFPLANKALSDTYHWDKSQVGLIITVATLVYGISALFNGPIADRFGGRRAMLIGATGAFLFNLLFGLGAYLGVLGAGPLLLGYFATVWTLNMYFQSYSALALIKVNSGWFHVSERGVFSAIFGSMIQSGRFLVFLLLAAPAVAALPWQWKFFIPSAIVGVFAILTFAVVRDTPVDAGLPAFDP, encoded by the coding sequence TCCGATCCCGCCGTACCCAGAACTGGCTGGTGCTCGGCTTCACCTACGCCGCGATGTATATGGCGAGATACAACTTCCCGCTCGCCAACAAGGCGCTCTCCGACACCTATCACTGGGACAAGTCGCAGGTCGGACTGATCATCACGGTCGCGACCCTGGTGTACGGCATCTCGGCGCTGTTCAACGGCCCGATCGCCGATCGCTTCGGCGGCCGCCGCGCGATGTTGATCGGCGCCACCGGCGCCTTCCTTTTCAACTTGCTGTTCGGACTCGGAGCCTATCTCGGCGTGCTCGGCGCCGGGCCTCTCCTGCTTGGCTACTTCGCCACCGTCTGGACGCTCAACATGTACTTCCAGTCCTACAGCGCCCTGGCGCTGATCAAGGTCAACAGCGGCTGGTTCCACGTCAGCGAGCGCGGCGTGTTCAGCGCGATCTTCGGCTCGATGATCCAGAGCGGGCGCTTTCTGGTGTTCCTGCTGCTGGCGGCGCCGGCGGTCGCGGCGCTGCCGTGGCAATGGAAGTTCTTCATCCCCTCGGCGATCGTCGGCGTGTTCGCGATTCTCACTTTTGCGGTGGTGCGCGACACGCCGGTGGACGCGGGACTGCCGGCGTTCGACCC